A portion of the Synergistaceae bacterium genome contains these proteins:
- a CDS encoding energy-coupling factor ABC transporter ATP-binding protein, producing the protein MSANTLYDIRYLKHRYGNGPVTVDIDSLVIKEGNVYGLVGPNGSGKSTLLKILAFLEQCDEGSLLFDGKESTGREVELRMDVTYLLQNSYLLKRSVYENIAYGLKLRGKTDGMKGRIHDSLRRVGLEPDKFAERPWFRLSGGEVQRVALATRLALHPRVLLLDEPTANVDESSAQLVKEAAVSAWKEWGTTVVVATHDLVWLYEVSTDIINLYRGRVVGHGAENLIQGLWETEGLYAVRTLSDGQKIYGLRNGHNAIATGLINPSNIALSRTKQQHTKLMNALKGTVTQMALERSTGCVLVTVDIGGTILKSRVSLSFIETESICPAATVWLIFSSEDVRWVEHVARHSKKQRNCLSSVYSSLFPPRGQTVLLIFQNASLQHDFAIVRSL; encoded by the coding sequence ATGAGCGCGAACACACTTTATGACATTCGATACCTCAAGCACAGATATGGCAACGGTCCTGTAACCGTAGATATAGACTCTCTTGTTATAAAAGAAGGGAACGTCTATGGCCTGGTCGGACCTAACGGAAGCGGAAAGTCAACGCTGCTTAAGATCCTTGCCTTTCTTGAACAATGCGACGAAGGCTCCCTCTTATTTGACGGCAAAGAAAGTACCGGACGTGAGGTAGAGCTCCGTATGGATGTAACTTATCTCCTACAAAACTCCTACCTGCTCAAGCGCTCTGTTTATGAAAACATAGCTTACGGACTCAAACTTCGCGGCAAAACAGACGGTATGAAAGGACGCATCCATGATTCTCTGCGTCGCGTAGGGCTGGAACCGGATAAATTTGCAGAAAGGCCCTGGTTTCGTCTATCAGGAGGCGAAGTCCAGCGGGTTGCCCTTGCAACACGTCTTGCACTCCATCCACGAGTCCTCCTTCTTGACGAACCCACGGCTAATGTCGACGAATCAAGCGCACAGCTCGTAAAAGAAGCTGCCGTCTCCGCATGGAAGGAATGGGGGACAACTGTGGTAGTGGCGACCCATGACCTTGTATGGCTTTATGAGGTCTCGACAGATATCATAAACCTCTACCGCGGACGAGTCGTAGGACATGGAGCTGAAAACCTGATACAGGGATTATGGGAAACCGAAGGCTTGTACGCAGTGCGCACTCTCTCCGATGGGCAGAAGATATATGGGCTGCGTAACGGACACAATGCAATTGCAACCGGGCTGATCAATCCCTCAAACATTGCACTCTCTCGCACAAAACAGCAGCACACAAAACTGATGAACGCACTTAAAGGCACTGTCACTCAGATGGCACTTGAGCGCAGCACAGGCTGCGTGCTGGTAACAGTCGATATAGGCGGCACTATACTGAAATCCCGCGTTTCGCTCTCGTTTATAGAAACAGAATCCATCTGTCCTGCCGCCACAGTATGGCTTATATTTTCATCAGAAGATGTCAGGTGGGTTGAGCATGTAGCAAGACATTCTAAAAAACAGCGGAACTGTTTATCATCGGTTTATTCATCATTATTTCCTCCGAGAGGGCAAACCGTGCTTCTCATATTTCAAAACGCTTCCTTGCAACATGATTTTGCGATTGTCCGATCGCTTTGA